The proteins below are encoded in one region of Sphingobium yanoikuyae:
- a CDS encoding UTP--glucose-1-phosphate uridylyltransferase yields the protein MSNKPIRKAVFPVAGLGTRFLPATKSVPKELLPVVDRPLIQYAVDEAREAGIEQMIFVTGRGKGAIEDYFDIAFECEITQRERGKDLSALEGTRLAPGDAVFLRQQEPLGLGHAIWCARDIVGDEPFAIILPDEFMKGAPGNGCMKQMVEAYEKVGGNLVCALEIPMDQTPSYGVIDPGARDGALTEVKGLVEKPKLGTAPSNLILPGRYILQPDVMTILETQEKGAGGEIQLTDAMASLIGKQPFHGVTFDGRRFDCGSKAGYIEANLALALEREDIGAHIRDFAKAELAN from the coding sequence ATGTCGAACAAACCGATTCGCAAAGCCGTCTTTCCTGTCGCCGGCCTTGGCACGCGTTTCCTGCCCGCCACCAAGTCGGTGCCCAAGGAATTGCTGCCCGTGGTCGACCGTCCGCTGATCCAATATGCCGTGGATGAAGCGCGCGAGGCCGGGATCGAGCAGATGATCTTCGTCACCGGACGCGGCAAGGGCGCGATCGAGGATTATTTCGACATCGCCTTCGAATGCGAGATCACCCAGCGCGAGCGCGGCAAGGATCTTTCGGCGCTCGAAGGGACGCGCCTGGCGCCCGGCGATGCGGTGTTCCTGCGTCAGCAGGAGCCGCTGGGCCTGGGCCACGCGATCTGGTGTGCCCGTGACATCGTCGGCGACGAGCCGTTCGCCATCATCCTGCCCGACGAGTTCATGAAGGGCGCGCCCGGCAATGGCTGCATGAAGCAGATGGTCGAGGCCTATGAAAAGGTCGGTGGCAATCTGGTCTGCGCGCTCGAAATCCCGATGGACCAGACGCCCAGCTATGGCGTGATCGATCCGGGCGCGCGCGACGGTGCCCTGACCGAAGTGAAGGGCCTGGTGGAAAAGCCCAAGCTCGGCACCGCCCCCTCCAACCTCATCCTGCCCGGTCGCTATATCCTGCAGCCCGACGTCATGACGATCCTGGAAACCCAGGAAAAGGGCGCGGGCGGCGAGATCCAACTGACCGATGCCATGGCCTCGCTGATCGGCAAGCAGCCCTTCCACGGTGTCACCTTCGACGGTCGCCGTTTCGACTGCGGCTCCAAGGCCGGCTATATCGAGGCGAACCTCGCCCTGGCGCTGGAGCGCGAGGATATCGGCGCCCATATCCGCGACTTCGCGAAGGCCGAACTGGCCAACTAA
- the rpe gene encoding ribulose-phosphate 3-epimerase, with protein MTHPILISPSILSADFARLGEEVRAIDEAGCDWIHIDVMDGHFVPNITIGPAVVKALRPHTKKPFDVHLMISPVDQYLDAFAQAGADIITVHPEAGPHIHRTVQHIKSLGVQAGVVLNPGTPAKMLDYLIDDIDLILVMSVNPGFGGQSFIENQLRKIEACRKMIEKSGRDIRLQVDGGIDINTAPKAIAAGADVLVAGTATFRGGPAAYADNIRTLRGG; from the coding sequence ATGACCCATCCCATTCTCATCTCTCCGTCCATCCTGTCCGCCGATTTCGCACGGCTGGGCGAGGAAGTCCGCGCCATCGACGAAGCCGGTTGCGACTGGATCCATATCGACGTGATGGACGGCCATTTCGTGCCCAACATCACCATCGGTCCGGCCGTGGTGAAGGCGCTGCGCCCGCACACGAAAAAGCCGTTCGACGTGCATCTGATGATCTCGCCGGTGGACCAGTATCTCGACGCCTTCGCCCAGGCCGGCGCCGACATCATCACCGTCCATCCCGAGGCCGGCCCGCACATCCACCGCACCGTGCAGCATATCAAGTCGCTGGGCGTGCAGGCCGGCGTGGTGCTGAACCCCGGCACCCCGGCCAAGATGCTGGACTATCTGATCGACGATATCGACCTGATTCTGGTGATGAGCGTCAATCCCGGTTTCGGCGGCCAGAGCTTCATCGAAAATCAGCTGCGCAAGATCGAGGCGTGCCGCAAGATGATCGAGAAGAGCGGCCGTGACATCCGCCTGCAGGTCGATGGCGGCATCGACATCAACACCGCGCCCAAGGCGATCGCGGCGGGCGCCGACGTGCTGGTCGCCGGCACCGCGACCTTCCGTGGCGGCCCGGCCGCCTATGCCGACAATATCAGGACGCTGCGGGGCGGGTGA
- a CDS encoding glycosyltransferase family 87 protein: MMAGLYDRMGSIPTAQLRRIAYIWCVVAGMLFLAYLARQLRQGMTDGAGHPFGEDFLNFWSGAHLAVTGQAGIIYDLAAFHAFETGIAGAPIDLYHYSYPPVMWLISAPFGLMSYPLAWAAWQLLGWGAFALAVRRLAVWQLAPAQWLLVALAVPAVFINAMGGQNGCWTAAIIGWGLILLRERPAVAGMILALFVVKPQLGWLIPLALLAGRQYRALGAFIGTALALTLTTLPLFGIDAWIAYVQQGSLLKSVILEHGDGTWHRMLSIFVLVRHGGAPIPLAYAAQAIASLTVALLVLRVWHREGPTARAKALLVLGVLAGSLYVSDYDCVMALLAALWLGPQATAGLRGRMVLLLAMPLFAAPLALMSGVALGALALWPALLGASLRRTSYLADDGLR, from the coding sequence ATGATGGCGGGGCTTTACGACCGGATGGGATCGATCCCGACCGCGCAGTTGCGACGGATTGCGTATATATGGTGCGTGGTCGCGGGCATGCTGTTCCTGGCCTATCTGGCGCGGCAGCTGCGCCAGGGCATGACCGATGGCGCCGGCCATCCTTTTGGCGAGGATTTCCTGAATTTCTGGTCCGGCGCGCATCTGGCGGTGACGGGACAGGCCGGCATCATCTATGATCTGGCCGCTTTCCATGCGTTCGAGACCGGGATCGCCGGCGCGCCAATCGACCTTTATCATTACAGCTATCCGCCGGTGATGTGGCTGATCTCCGCCCCGTTCGGCCTGATGTCCTATCCGCTGGCCTGGGCCGCCTGGCAATTGCTGGGATGGGGCGCCTTCGCGCTGGCGGTGCGGCGACTGGCGGTTTGGCAACTGGCGCCGGCGCAGTGGCTGCTGGTCGCGCTGGCGGTGCCGGCGGTGTTCATCAATGCGATGGGCGGCCAGAATGGCTGCTGGACGGCGGCCATAATCGGCTGGGGCCTGATCCTGCTGCGCGAGCGGCCGGCGGTGGCGGGCATGATCCTGGCGCTGTTCGTGGTGAAGCCGCAACTGGGCTGGCTGATCCCGCTCGCCCTGCTGGCCGGGCGACAATATCGGGCGCTGGGCGCGTTCATCGGGACGGCGCTGGCGCTGACCCTCACCACCCTGCCGCTGTTCGGGATCGATGCCTGGATCGCCTATGTGCAACAGGGCAGCCTGCTCAAGAGCGTGATCCTGGAACATGGCGATGGCACCTGGCATCGGATGCTGTCCATCTTCGTGCTGGTCCGGCATGGCGGCGCACCGATCCCGCTGGCCTATGCCGCGCAGGCGATCGCCAGCCTGACCGTCGCCCTGCTGGTGCTGCGGGTCTGGCACCGGGAGGGACCGACGGCGCGGGCCAAGGCCCTGCTGGTACTGGGTGTGCTGGCAGGGTCGCTCTATGTCAGCGACTATGATTGCGTGATGGCGCTGCTCGCTGCGCTATGGCTGGGGCCACAGGCAACGGCAGGGCTGCGTGGGCGGATGGTGTTGCTGCTGGCGATGCCCTTGTTCGCCGCGCCGCTGGCGCTGATGAGCGGAGTCGCGCTGGGCGCTTTGGCCTTGTGGCCGGCGCTGCTGGGCGCCAGCCTGCGCCGCACATCCTATTTGGCGGACGACGGCTTGAGATAG
- a CDS encoding DUF1674 domain-containing protein, with amino-acid sequence MGHFNGKRPAHVKAPEHLSKSPPVPQPDPVDQQPVLDEELSPVRYGDWERKGIAIDF; translated from the coding sequence ATGGGACATTTCAACGGCAAGCGCCCGGCGCATGTGAAGGCGCCCGAGCATCTCTCCAAGAGCCCGCCCGTGCCCCAGCCCGATCCGGTCGACCAGCAGCCGGTGCTGGACGAGGAACTGAGCCCGGTCCGCTATGGCGACTGGGAACGCAAGGGCATCGCCATCGACTTCTGA
- a CDS encoding heparinase II/III family protein produces the protein MTNQRRQSSPVAVEAGHEPADDGIEQGKRLIRVADDKGLSLAERIANHFYRLSWKTPLHSRRLKGKYPLKLLAVPDDVVPGDPRAGQAIRAGYFLFRGQKLAIDTIDFGKLAVGPAFTDYLHSFRWLRDLSTAATREQGAPVAEALMRKWLAAHAETPSDPAWRADNAAWRLLFWTAHAPLILSSSDLVYRSLVLNCIARTARHLDQSADKAAPGLPRLVAWGGIVAASMLMPGGNPRKLFGEAGLKRAIDSAFHADGGIISRSPLAQLEGVMLLAMVVAVYEVRREQVPGFLIDGLSRAVPALLGLTHGDGGLGNWQGAGAVDPDMVEALVQASRVRTRPLRQARDWGYQRISAGNTVVQIDAAPPPVARLAAAGCASTGAIEISDGRLRLVINCGGAALEGAYIPRDLAQALRSTAAHSTLVLDDSNSTALMPDGTLGKGVTEVELNRQELDNGSRVELSHDGYVRRMGYVHRRLLMMSGDGKEVRGEDMLTPATRGKKPVKRPVQLRFHLAPGVEPTLTADSQGALLRIELGALWQFRTGAGVLSVEDSLWVDGDGRPHPTRQLVVTSEALPGGSSIGWLFKRVG, from the coding sequence GTGACGAACCAGCGGCGCCAGTCCTCCCCTGTCGCGGTCGAGGCCGGTCATGAACCGGCCGACGACGGCATCGAACAGGGCAAGCGGCTCATCCGCGTCGCGGATGACAAGGGCCTGTCGCTGGCCGAGCGGATCGCCAATCATTTCTATCGGCTGAGCTGGAAGACGCCGCTGCACAGCCGGCGGCTGAAGGGCAAATATCCGCTCAAGCTGCTGGCAGTGCCGGACGATGTTGTGCCCGGCGACCCGCGCGCCGGCCAGGCGATCCGTGCCGGCTATTTCCTGTTCCGGGGCCAGAAGCTGGCGATCGACACGATCGATTTCGGCAAATTGGCGGTCGGCCCGGCCTTCACCGACTATCTGCACAGTTTCCGCTGGCTGCGCGACCTGTCGACCGCCGCGACGCGCGAGCAGGGCGCGCCGGTGGCCGAGGCGCTGATGCGCAAATGGCTGGCGGCCCATGCCGAAACGCCGAGCGACCCGGCCTGGCGCGCCGACAATGCGGCCTGGCGCTTGCTGTTCTGGACCGCCCATGCGCCGCTGATCCTGTCGTCGAGCGACCTTGTCTATCGGTCGCTGGTGCTCAACTGCATCGCCCGCACCGCGCGCCATCTGGATCAGAGCGCGGACAAAGCCGCGCCGGGCCTGCCGCGCCTGGTCGCCTGGGGCGGGATCGTCGCGGCGTCGATGCTGATGCCCGGCGGCAATCCGCGCAAGCTGTTCGGCGAAGCGGGCCTGAAGCGCGCGATCGACAGCGCCTTCCATGCCGATGGCGGCATCATTTCCCGGTCGCCGCTGGCGCAGCTGGAAGGCGTGATGCTGCTGGCGATGGTGGTCGCGGTCTATGAGGTGCGGCGCGAACAGGTGCCCGGCTTCCTGATCGACGGGCTGAGCCGCGCGGTGCCGGCCTTGCTGGGCCTGACCCATGGCGATGGGGGGCTGGGCAACTGGCAGGGCGCGGGTGCGGTCGACCCCGACATGGTCGAGGCGCTGGTGCAGGCCAGCCGGGTGCGGACCCGGCCGCTGCGCCAGGCGCGCGACTGGGGCTATCAGCGGATCAGCGCGGGCAATACGGTGGTGCAGATCGATGCGGCGCCGCCGCCGGTCGCGCGCCTGGCCGCCGCCGGCTGCGCCTCCACCGGCGCGATCGAGATCAGCGACGGACGGCTGCGGCTGGTCATCAATTGCGGCGGCGCAGCGCTGGAAGGCGCCTATATCCCGCGCGATCTGGCCCAGGCGCTGCGTTCCACCGCGGCGCACAGCACATTGGTGCTGGACGACAGCAATTCGACCGCGCTGATGCCCGACGGCACGCTGGGCAAGGGCGTGACCGAGGTCGAGCTGAACCGGCAGGAGCTGGACAATGGCAGCCGGGTGGAGCTGAGCCATGACGGCTATGTCCGCCGCATGGGCTATGTCCACCGCCGCCTGCTGATGATGAGCGGCGACGGCAAGGAAGTTCGCGGCGAGGATATGCTGACCCCGGCGACGCGCGGCAAGAAGCCGGTCAAGCGGCCGGTGCAGCTGCGCTTCCATCTGGCGCCCGGCGTGGAACCGACCCTGACCGCGGACAGCCAGGGCGCGCTGCTGCGGATCGAACTGGGCGCGCTATGGCAGTTCCGGACCGGGGCCGGCGTGCTGAGCGTCGAGGATAGCCTGTGGGTCGATGGCGACGGCCGCCCCCACCCCACAAGGCAGCTGGTGGTGACGAGCGAGGCGCTGCCGGGCGGCTCCAGCATCGGCTGGCTGTTCAAGCGGGTCGGCTGA
- the htpX gene encoding zinc metalloprotease HtpX, giving the protein MLLSALTALFMALGYTLGGSGGAVIALLVAAGMNLFTFWNADKIVLSMHNAREVDAQSAPEFHGLVQALSQRAGLPMPRVYVIDQDAPNAFATGRNPENAAVAATTGLLNMLTRDEVAGVMAHELGHVKNRDTLIMTMVATIAGAISMLANFGLFFRGGNEENGHSNMIATLLAVIVAPFAAMIVQMAISRTREYGADQAGAEISGNPRALASALAKISGRAELIPNPVAERNPAAAQLYIVPVHVSELFSTHPATEKRIAALEEIAQDMGQMDGPPPMTMPAQTSMRASALSPVVPPVAAPKPRRSALDPHGR; this is encoded by the coding sequence ATGCTGTTGTCGGCGCTGACGGCGCTGTTCATGGCACTGGGCTATACGCTGGGTGGCAGCGGCGGCGCGGTGATCGCCCTGCTGGTGGCGGCGGGGATGAACCTGTTCACCTTCTGGAATGCCGACAAGATCGTGCTCTCCATGCACAATGCGCGCGAGGTGGATGCGCAGAGCGCGCCCGAATTTCACGGCCTGGTCCAGGCGCTGAGCCAGCGCGCCGGCCTGCCGATGCCGCGCGTCTATGTGATCGACCAGGATGCGCCCAACGCCTTTGCCACCGGCCGCAACCCCGAAAACGCCGCCGTGGCGGCGACCACCGGCTTGCTCAACATGCTGACCCGCGACGAGGTGGCGGGCGTGATGGCGCATGAACTGGGCCATGTGAAGAATCGCGACACCCTGATCATGACGATGGTGGCAACCATTGCCGGCGCCATTTCGATGCTGGCCAATTTCGGCCTCTTCTTCCGCGGCGGCAATGAGGAGAATGGCCATAGCAACATGATCGCGACCTTGCTGGCGGTGATCGTCGCCCCCTTTGCCGCGATGATCGTGCAGATGGCGATCAGCCGCACCCGCGAATATGGCGCCGACCAGGCGGGGGCGGAGATCAGCGGCAATCCGCGCGCACTTGCCTCCGCCCTGGCCAAGATTTCCGGCCGGGCCGAGCTGATCCCCAACCCGGTGGCCGAGCGCAATCCCGCCGCTGCGCAGCTCTATATCGTGCCGGTGCATGTGAGCGAGTTGTTCTCGACCCACCCGGCAACCGAGAAGCGCATCGCCGCGCTTGAGGAAATCGCGCAGGATATGGGCCAGATGGACGGCCCGCCGCCCATGACTATGCCGGCGCAGACTTCGATGCGCGCATCGGCGCTGTCTCCAGTGGTGCCGCCGGTGGCAGCACCCAAGCCGCGCCGCAGCGCCCTCGATCCGCACGGGCGCTGA
- a CDS encoding NAD-dependent epimerase/dehydratase family protein — translation MHVLLTGSSGWLGRFLAPMLRAAGHAVTGLDVAPGRDTDIIGSVADRALVDRTFAERGIEAVIHGGALHKPDIVRYPAHSFIDVNVTGTRNLLEAAVAAGHDRFVMTSTTSLMISQAVRDEAGDAAVWLDEQSGPLEPRNIYGVTKLAAEGLCRVQQLECGIGCTILRTARFFPEDDDTDASLTGQNLKANEFLHRRLTVEDAARAHLVALERTPPARCETYLVSAPTPFVREETVDLKRDAAAVIARHFPEAAELYARRGWQLPASIGRVYDAGLAQRQMGFRCETDFAAILTALANDAAMSFIHDADYVSPAVQS, via the coding sequence ATGCATGTCCTGCTGACCGGATCGTCGGGCTGGCTGGGCCGTTTCCTGGCGCCGATGCTGCGCGCGGCGGGACATGCAGTGACCGGCCTGGACGTCGCGCCAGGCCGGGACACCGACATCATCGGATCGGTCGCCGACCGGGCGCTGGTCGACCGGACCTTTGCCGAACGCGGGATCGAGGCGGTGATCCATGGCGGCGCGCTGCACAAGCCGGACATCGTCCGCTACCCCGCCCACTCCTTCATCGACGTCAATGTCACCGGCACGCGCAACCTGCTGGAGGCTGCGGTCGCGGCGGGGCATGACCGCTTCGTCATGACATCCACCACATCGCTGATGATCAGCCAGGCGGTGCGCGACGAGGCCGGCGACGCGGCGGTGTGGCTGGACGAGCAGAGCGGCCCGCTGGAGCCGCGCAACATCTATGGCGTGACCAAGCTGGCGGCCGAGGGGCTGTGCCGGGTGCAGCAACTGGAGTGCGGCATCGGCTGTACCATCCTGCGCACCGCCCGCTTCTTCCCGGAGGATGACGACACGGACGCCAGCCTGACGGGACAAAATCTGAAGGCCAATGAATTTCTCCATCGCCGGCTGACGGTCGAGGATGCGGCGCGGGCGCATCTGGTCGCGCTGGAACGGACGCCACCGGCGCGCTGCGAAACCTATCTGGTTTCCGCGCCAACGCCGTTCGTCCGCGAGGAAACGGTGGATCTGAAACGCGATGCGGCGGCGGTGATCGCGCGCCATTTTCCCGAAGCCGCAGAGCTATATGCCCGGCGCGGCTGGCAACTGCCGGCTTCGATCGGCCGGGTCTATGACGCGGGGTTGGCGCAGCGCCAGATGGGTTTTCGCTGCGAAACAGACTTTGCCGCGATCCTGACGGCGCTGGCGAACGATGCGGCGATGTCGTTCATCCACGACGCCGATTATGTGTCACCGGCGGTGCAAAGTTGA
- the ssb gene encoding single-stranded DNA-binding protein yields MAGSVNKVILIGNLGADPEVKSFQNGGKICNLRIATSESWKDRMSGERKERTEWHSVVINSEGLVGVAERFLRKGSKIYIEGQLRTRKWQDNNGNDRYTTEVALSGPGAVLTMLDGAPGGGGGQGGGYGGGRSSGGGNQGVSDWGASSGGFGGGDYDDFGGGNSGGGFGGGRSSGGGNQGGGFGGGRASGGGQGGPNFDNDLDDEVPF; encoded by the coding sequence ATGGCAGGCTCGGTCAACAAGGTCATTCTCATCGGGAATCTGGGGGCCGACCCGGAAGTGAAGAGCTTCCAGAATGGCGGCAAGATCTGCAACCTGCGGATCGCGACCTCGGAAAGCTGGAAGGATCGCATGTCGGGGGAGCGCAAGGAGCGCACCGAATGGCATAGCGTCGTCATCAATTCCGAAGGCCTGGTCGGCGTCGCCGAGCGCTTCCTGCGCAAGGGATCGAAGATCTACATCGAAGGCCAGCTGCGCACCCGCAAGTGGCAGGACAATAATGGCAATGACCGTTACACCACCGAGGTCGCCCTGTCGGGCCCCGGCGCGGTGCTGACCATGCTGGACGGTGCACCGGGTGGCGGTGGCGGCCAGGGTGGCGGCTATGGCGGTGGTCGCTCGTCGGGCGGCGGCAACCAGGGCGTCAGCGACTGGGGCGCGAGCAGCGGCGGCTTTGGCGGCGGCGATTATGACGATTTCGGCGGCGGCAACAGCGGCGGCGGCTTTGGTGGCGGACGCTCCTCGGGCGGCGGCAACCAGGGTGGCGGCTTTGGCGGCGGACGCGCCTCGGGCGGCGGTCAGGGCGGCCCGAACTTCGACAACGACCTGGACGACGAAGTGCCGTTCTGA
- a CDS encoding RsmB/NOP family class I SAM-dependent RNA methyltransferase — MSRRPNARSGAPRADDVPGLPARRAALKLLDAVLRRGDPLEIALHGATQGLADRADRALVHAIVAETLRHLPDLDALIDGATKQPLPADAKARMVLRIALIQVLALGTAPHAAIATALPLVDGGPRKLVHGVFGTVTRAEPSLPVPPTLPAEVAERWAGQWGEAMPLAAAHAYAVRPPVDVSLRDPAETGKWVEALGGSSFAPGHVRLPEGAVVPELPGFAEGAWWVQDIAASCPARLLGAGEGRTVLDLCAAPGGKTMQLAAAGWTVTAVDQSKKRLERLSENLARTGLSADVVQADLRQWAPEAPVDALLLDAPCTATGIYRRHPDVLHRIGPRQIAELADLQGELLARVADWVKPGGTLIYATCSLEQAEGEAQLARFLAARPDFAAQPVTASELPDGMAPSADGWLRTLPDTLAEQGGTDGFFVARIVRIGN; from the coding sequence ATGTCCCGTCGTCCCAACGCCCGTTCCGGTGCCCCGCGCGCCGATGATGTCCCCGGCCTGCCCGCGCGCCGCGCGGCCCTGAAGCTGCTGGACGCCGTCTTGCGTCGGGGCGACCCGCTGGAAATCGCGCTGCATGGCGCGACCCAGGGGCTGGCCGACCGAGCCGACCGCGCGCTGGTCCATGCCATCGTCGCCGAGACGTTGCGCCATTTGCCCGATCTCGACGCGCTGATCGACGGCGCGACCAAGCAGCCCCTGCCCGCCGATGCCAAGGCGCGCATGGTGCTGCGCATCGCGCTCATCCAAGTGCTGGCGCTGGGCACTGCGCCCCATGCGGCGATCGCCACTGCGCTGCCGCTGGTCGACGGCGGGCCGCGCAAGCTGGTCCATGGCGTGTTCGGCACCGTGACCCGCGCCGAGCCGAGCCTGCCCGTGCCGCCCACCCTGCCCGCCGAGGTCGCCGAACGCTGGGCCGGACAATGGGGCGAGGCGATGCCGCTGGCCGCCGCCCATGCCTATGCCGTGCGCCCGCCGGTCGATGTCAGCCTGCGCGATCCGGCCGAGACCGGCAAATGGGTCGAGGCGCTGGGCGGCAGCAGCTTTGCGCCCGGCCATGTCCGCTTGCCCGAGGGGGCGGTCGTGCCCGAGCTGCCCGGCTTTGCCGAGGGCGCCTGGTGGGTGCAGGATATCGCTGCCTCCTGCCCGGCCCGACTGCTCGGTGCGGGCGAAGGCCGGACCGTGCTGGACCTATGCGCCGCGCCGGGCGGCAAGACGATGCAGTTGGCGGCCGCCGGCTGGACCGTGACCGCGGTCGACCAGTCGAAAAAGCGACTGGAGCGGCTGAGCGAAAATCTGGCGCGCACCGGCCTGTCGGCCGATGTCGTGCAGGCGGATCTGCGCCAATGGGCGCCCGAGGCGCCGGTCGATGCGCTGCTGCTCGACGCGCCCTGCACCGCCACCGGCATCTATCGCCGTCATCCCGACGTTTTGCACCGCATCGGCCCGCGCCAGATCGCGGAACTGGCCGACCTGCAGGGCGAACTGCTGGCCCGCGTCGCCGACTGGGTGAAGCCGGGCGGGACGCTGATCTACGCCACCTGCTCGCTGGAACAGGCCGAGGGCGAGGCGCAGCTGGCGCGCTTCCTGGCGGCGCGTCCCGATTTTGCGGCCCAGCCGGTGACGGCAAGCGAACTGCCCGACGGCATGGCGCCCAGCGCCGACGGCTGGCTGCGCACCCTGCCCGACACGCTGGCGGAGCAGGGCGGCACCGACGGCTTTTTCGTTGCAAGGATCGTGCGCATCGGGAACTAA